A single genomic interval of Aegicerativicinus sediminis harbors:
- a CDS encoding serine hydrolase domain-containing protein: MKKYLFLATLVLFQIGKTESQISKKQLDNELTELMAKEHIPGLAYAVIKDGKVLHKNALGKASVPFNVPVTNETVFQLASCSKIYTALLLGRLFDLGLLKPDTTIKDLVDNIPEGWETITIMHLAAHQSGIKIADFSKTNSPEEAFELAKTMPFEFETGEKSEYMSSDYWILLYLIEKVTQLKYYDALRQYVLEPLQLNHSFVNNPKFGMFTDLDIVPNQAQEYHWFKNENTLRINQMWFKETDYAAGGIYSSIDDMAKIAVSLDKKNFLSESSYNLIANPLKLNNGQDGSYGLALVVRDYENHKIIEHSGGPALADFVKFEKEGYTFIVLTNNRGLFPYLSKLIASYYIKDLSKAGPPEGWE, from the coding sequence ATGAAAAAATATTTATTCCTTGCTACTTTGGTGCTATTCCAAATTGGTAAAACTGAAAGTCAAATTTCTAAAAAACAACTCGATAATGAATTAACCGAGTTGATGGCAAAAGAGCATATTCCTGGATTAGCTTATGCCGTCATAAAAGATGGCAAGGTATTACATAAAAATGCATTGGGCAAAGCGAGCGTTCCATTTAATGTGCCAGTTACAAATGAAACAGTATTCCAACTGGCTTCATGTTCCAAAATATATACTGCACTTTTATTGGGAAGATTGTTTGATTTGGGGCTATTGAAACCTGATACAACCATTAAAGATTTGGTTGACAATATCCCTGAGGGATGGGAAACCATTACCATAATGCATTTAGCTGCACACCAATCAGGAATTAAAATAGCTGATTTTTCTAAAACAAATTCACCGGAAGAGGCTTTTGAACTGGCCAAAACCATGCCTTTTGAATTTGAAACTGGTGAAAAATCAGAATATATGAGCAGTGACTATTGGATATTACTTTACTTGATAGAAAAAGTAACCCAATTAAAATATTATGATGCGCTCAGGCAATATGTTCTTGAGCCTTTACAATTGAATCATTCATTTGTCAACAATCCTAAATTCGGAATGTTTACCGATCTGGATATTGTTCCCAATCAAGCTCAGGAATATCACTGGTTTAAAAATGAGAATACACTAAGAATCAATCAAATGTGGTTTAAAGAAACAGACTATGCGGCTGGTGGTATTTATAGCTCAATTGACGATATGGCTAAGATTGCCGTGTCATTGGACAAGAAAAACTTTTTATCGGAATCTTCATATAATTTGATAGCAAATCCACTAAAATTGAATAATGGGCAAGATGGATCTTATGGGCTTGCTTTAGTGGTTAGAGATTACGAAAACCATAAAATCATAGAGCACAGCGGTGGACCAGCACTAGCCGATTTTGTGAAATTTGAAAAAGAAGGTTATACCTTTATTGTCCTGACCAATAATAGGGGACTATTTCCATATTTATCTAAACTAATCGCTAGTTATTATATAAAGGATTTGTCTAAAGCAGGACCTCCTGAAGGATGGGAGTAA
- a CDS encoding DUF5689 domain-containing protein: protein MRTHYFIQLVIYFTISITIMSCSTEELVNHGPSTKVSFANQTHTIAQDMESISIPLKLEPKANNNGFITIELSGNATYGTDFTTIPEAVNNKFYIKLLTNTQDTSFVITRANVTTTEKLINLKLSNPTADFSLGSRITSEVKLNAQPNPSFENKLNFAGSAGTVSEENTQGMTIALNTTTVVSNGTSAKVKITAPQGIAYGTHFSTIPSAILNEVSLEFNQNAQGASFKLIPINDNVFIGDYNIVFEIIEVSENLVIGENKTFTATVSDNDQPYGTLHTITELRAIYNEHQGDWYLSQDYFIEGVVTSNDNTMDSKSIYVQDATSGILIRFTTPNMFNLGDKIRLNLKNGTGMGMNGQKGINGVNISNVVKYAENIPVFPETITIAQLHTGNYEGKKVKIEGVHFVDADGIVKFIGSHTIRRDEAGAIVLVYSTATFSDYILTQGTLSVTGIVGDYGRLMPQKFTHDITN, encoded by the coding sequence ATGAGAACACACTATTTTATCCAACTGGTAATATACTTCACCATTAGTATTACAATTATGAGTTGTAGTACAGAAGAATTAGTTAATCATGGGCCTTCAACCAAGGTATCATTTGCAAATCAGACACATACCATTGCCCAAGACATGGAATCCATTTCCATTCCCTTGAAGTTAGAACCAAAAGCCAATAATAATGGATTCATTACTATTGAATTATCTGGAAATGCTACTTATGGAACTGACTTTACAACCATCCCTGAGGCCGTAAACAACAAGTTTTACATTAAACTCTTGACCAATACGCAGGACACCAGTTTCGTAATAACACGGGCAAACGTAACCACTACAGAAAAATTGATCAATCTTAAATTGAGCAACCCAACTGCTGATTTTTCATTGGGAAGCAGAATAACATCTGAAGTAAAATTAAATGCGCAACCCAACCCTAGCTTTGAAAACAAATTGAATTTTGCTGGTTCAGCCGGAACGGTTTCAGAAGAGAATACACAAGGGATGACCATTGCGTTAAACACAACAACTGTGGTTTCTAATGGTACTAGTGCCAAAGTTAAAATTACAGCGCCACAAGGGATTGCATATGGAACTCATTTTTCAACCATTCCTTCAGCGATTTTAAATGAAGTCTCTCTTGAATTCAATCAAAATGCACAAGGCGCCAGTTTTAAACTTATACCTATTAATGACAACGTATTTATTGGAGACTATAACATTGTATTCGAAATCATCGAAGTTAGTGAGAACTTGGTAATTGGGGAAAACAAAACATTTACCGCAACAGTATCCGATAATGACCAACCTTATGGAACTCTGCATACCATAACAGAATTGAGGGCGATATATAATGAACATCAAGGAGATTGGTATTTGTCGCAAGATTATTTCATTGAAGGTGTCGTTACTTCTAACGACAATACAATGGACAGTAAATCCATTTACGTTCAAGATGCAACCAGCGGTATTTTAATACGATTTACCACTCCAAATATGTTTAATTTAGGGGACAAAATAAGGCTGAACTTAAAAAATGGGACAGGCATGGGAATGAACGGCCAAAAAGGCATCAATGGGGTTAATATCAGCAACGTGGTTAAATATGCTGAAAACATTCCAGTCTTCCCAGAGACCATAACCATAGCACAATTACATACTGGAAATTATGAGGGGAAAAAGGTCAAGATTGAAGGTGTTCATTTTGTTGATGCCGATGGTATTGTGAAATTTATAGGAAGCCACACTATCAGACGCGATGAAGCTGGAGCCATTGTATTGGTATATTCCACGGCAACATTCAGTGACTATATCTTAACCCAAGGAACGCTGTCAGTAACCGGAATTGTTGGGGATTATGGGCGCTTAATGCCTCAAAAGTTTACACACGATATTACCAATTAA
- a CDS encoding GNAT family N-acetyltransferase — protein MYKNIETERLRIRPINLMDAEFIINLVNSKGWLKFIGDRKVFNINDAENYIKKILDNPNYYYSVFELKDSGQAIGIVTFLNRENQDFPDIGFALLPEFEKNGYTTEASKAYLDEIIKSKAYKNIIAITLPNNYKSIGLLKKLGLKHEYDFEGDNETLSLFSLFNL, from the coding sequence ATGTATAAAAATATTGAAACAGAAAGACTTCGAATCCGACCTATAAATTTGATGGATGCAGAATTTATTATCAATTTGGTCAATTCGAAGGGCTGGTTAAAATTTATTGGAGACAGAAAAGTTTTCAATATAAATGACGCTGAAAATTATATTAAAAAAATATTGGATAACCCCAATTACTATTACAGCGTTTTCGAACTAAAGGATTCAGGACAAGCCATTGGGATAGTGACATTTTTAAATCGAGAAAATCAGGATTTTCCAGATATAGGATTCGCTTTATTGCCCGAATTTGAAAAGAATGGATATACAACTGAAGCAAGCAAGGCTTATCTTGATGAGATCATAAAATCAAAAGCCTATAAAAATATTATAGCTATTACACTACCTAATAATTACAAATCAATTGGTTTGTTAAAGAAGCTTGGGCTTAAACATGAATATGATTTTGAGGGTGATAATGAAACTTTGTCACTTTTTAGCCTATTCAACTTATAA
- a CDS encoding serine hydrolase domain-containing protein has product MLVSKGSEVIAETAFGLANQKTGKRNTTTTLFKTESTGKMITAVAVLQLVEAGQLDLQKTIIDYWPESKIRNANKMTLHQLLTHQSGLTSPWERPDFEFKQYTNEEWWNFIETNPLVFDEPGKGVYYSSSAFEVLAKIVEKVSGLEFQDYCKEKIFVPAEMEHTYYTMDTTSYFSRGANPYRWIGSKTYYEYPVSHLQAGGAGGWLSCIEDFHHFALALMNEKLISKKYLDLMMTEHVDFYPGKYGYGMQIYKDLMVPGKTVYGHNGGGMGFSCDLFFEPESKTIMVTMLNMYGNSRSLTRNYMATVLGNEPQIPE; this is encoded by the coding sequence ATTCTAGTCTCAAAGGGAAGTGAAGTAATCGCTGAGACCGCATTTGGGTTGGCAAACCAGAAGACTGGCAAAAGAAATACCACAACCACACTTTTCAAAACAGAATCCACAGGAAAAATGATTACTGCGGTTGCGGTATTGCAATTAGTAGAAGCTGGTCAACTTGACCTACAAAAAACTATAATTGATTATTGGCCAGAATCAAAAATCAGAAATGCCAATAAAATGACGTTACATCAACTCCTCACCCATCAATCGGGGCTGACTAGTCCTTGGGAAAGACCAGATTTTGAATTTAAGCAATACACCAACGAAGAGTGGTGGAATTTTATTGAAACCAATCCACTTGTATTCGATGAACCGGGAAAAGGTGTTTATTATAGTAGTTCAGCTTTTGAAGTTTTGGCCAAAATAGTTGAAAAGGTTTCTGGATTGGAATTTCAAGATTACTGCAAGGAGAAAATCTTTGTCCCTGCTGAAATGGAACATACCTATTATACAATGGATACGACAAGTTACTTTAGTCGTGGTGCAAATCCGTATCGTTGGATTGGAAGTAAAACCTACTACGAATACCCTGTAAGCCATTTACAGGCAGGAGGCGCTGGAGGATGGTTAAGTTGCATAGAAGATTTTCATCATTTCGCTTTAGCCTTAATGAATGAAAAACTGATTTCAAAAAAATATCTTGATTTAATGATGACAGAACATGTGGATTTTTATCCGGGGAAATACGGTTATGGAATGCAGATTTATAAGGATTTAATGGTACCTGGAAAAACTGTTTATGGCCATAATGGTGGAGGAATGGGTTTTAGTTGTGATTTGTTTTTTGAGCCTGAATCCAAGACCATTATGGTAACGATGCTGAACATGTATGGTAACAGCAGGTCATTAACGCGTAACTATATGGCAACGGTGTTGGGGAACGAACCACAAATACCTGAATAG
- a CDS encoding multicopper oxidase domain-containing protein, producing MKTSVIILIVIMSSYLSFAQPVVRYDLVIHDTIVNYTGKERKGIAINGQIPAPTLYFIEGDIAEIHVINKMHHETSIHWHGLILPNEQDGVPYLTTAPIAPMSEHVFRFPIVQSGTYWYHSHTMLQEQIGLYGAFIIHKKEEPRYSEYTMVLSDWTDEKPEQVERSLHQATDWYGIRKGAVQSYSEALVQGHLGTKFTNEFKRMMAMDVSDVYYDKLLINGQPEQEASFAKQDTVRLRIINGSSSTYFWINYSGGKLSVVANDGADVEPVSVDRLIIGVSETYDVKVVIPDDGKYQVLATSEDRTNSASLWLGSGIKIPSKTLPKLEYFKGMEMMNDMMTMGGKMNDMGMNMSLQQMDMNTIMYPEIMNGEEPIVTLNYNMLKAPKPTTLPNAPFRELRIELTGNMNRYVWTIDNKTVSETDKILIKKGENIRIVIYNNSMMRHPMHLHGHFFRLLNDHGEYSPLKTVVDILPMETDTIEFHASEEYGDWYFHCHILYHMMSGMGRIFQYENSPPNPQLPNPKKALRKVYADDRRFYLGAEIGLESNGSDGEISLSNTRWSFGTEWRLGINEHAGIETESHIGRFIGANQFFMPYVGLDIRSRDEEELKDNLFGQSNTKNERAVLSAGFVYVLPWFITSDIRVDQTGRFRVQLSREDIPLTPRIRLWGLWNTDYEYAFGAKYILSKYLSLSTHYDSDMKYGLGLTFTY from the coding sequence ATGAAAACGTCAGTCATAATCCTTATCGTTATCATGTCTAGCTATTTATCTTTTGCACAACCTGTTGTAAGATATGATTTGGTAATTCATGATACCATTGTGAATTATACGGGCAAAGAGCGAAAGGGCATAGCCATAAATGGTCAGATACCGGCCCCAACCCTTTATTTTATTGAAGGAGATATTGCCGAAATTCATGTCATCAATAAAATGCATCATGAAACATCGATACATTGGCATGGATTAATCCTGCCCAATGAGCAAGACGGAGTTCCCTATCTTACTACTGCACCAATTGCTCCGATGAGTGAGCATGTGTTCAGATTCCCGATTGTTCAATCCGGTACTTATTGGTATCATTCACATACTATGCTTCAAGAGCAAATAGGATTGTATGGTGCCTTTATCATCCATAAAAAGGAAGAACCCAGGTATTCAGAATACACCATGGTATTGAGTGATTGGACTGATGAAAAACCAGAACAAGTTGAACGTTCGCTTCATCAAGCTACGGATTGGTATGGCATACGAAAAGGTGCCGTTCAAAGCTATTCTGAAGCACTTGTCCAAGGGCACTTGGGTACCAAATTCACCAATGAATTCAAACGCATGATGGCCATGGATGTGAGCGATGTTTACTATGACAAACTGCTTATCAATGGCCAACCCGAACAAGAGGCGTCCTTTGCCAAACAAGATACGGTTCGATTGAGAATCATCAATGGAAGTTCCTCCACCTATTTCTGGATCAACTATTCAGGTGGCAAACTTTCTGTCGTGGCCAATGACGGCGCTGATGTAGAACCGGTATCCGTTGATCGCCTTATTATTGGGGTATCTGAAACCTATGATGTGAAAGTGGTTATTCCAGATGATGGCAAATACCAGGTATTGGCAACCTCTGAAGACCGCACAAACAGTGCTTCACTATGGCTGGGTTCTGGAATAAAAATACCATCCAAAACCCTTCCAAAGCTTGAATACTTCAAAGGCATGGAGATGATGAACGACATGATGACCATGGGAGGAAAAATGAACGATATGGGCATGAACATGAGCCTTCAGCAAATGGATATGAACACCATCATGTATCCTGAAATTATGAACGGTGAAGAGCCTATTGTAACCCTTAATTATAATATGTTGAAGGCACCCAAGCCTACAACACTTCCCAATGCACCATTTAGGGAACTTCGAATTGAACTTACTGGAAACATGAACCGATATGTTTGGACAATTGATAATAAAACCGTCTCTGAAACCGATAAAATATTGATTAAAAAAGGGGAGAACATAAGAATTGTAATTTATAATAATTCAATGATGCGTCACCCAATGCATCTTCATGGGCATTTTTTCAGGTTGCTTAACGATCATGGTGAATATTCACCACTTAAAACGGTCGTAGATATTCTGCCCATGGAAACAGATACCATCGAGTTCCATGCATCAGAGGAATACGGTGACTGGTATTTTCACTGTCATATTCTCTATCACATGATGTCTGGAATGGGAAGAATATTTCAATATGAAAATTCACCTCCTAACCCCCAACTTCCAAACCCTAAAAAGGCTTTGAGAAAAGTTTATGCCGATGATCGAAGATTTTATTTGGGAGCAGAAATTGGTTTGGAAAGTAATGGAAGTGATGGTGAAATTTCCTTATCCAACACTAGATGGTCTTTTGGAACAGAATGGCGTTTAGGTATTAATGAACATGCAGGGATTGAAACTGAAAGCCATATTGGAAGATTCATTGGCGCTAATCAATTTTTTATGCCCTATGTAGGCTTGGATATCAGAAGCCGAGATGAAGAAGAATTAAAAGACAATTTATTTGGCCAATCCAACACCAAAAATGAGAGAGCTGTCTTATCTGCAGGTTTCGTTTATGTATTGCCATGGTTTATCACATCCGATATCAGGGTAGACCAAACAGGGCGATTTAGGGTACAGCTATCACGAGAAGATATTCCTTTGACACCAAGAATCAGATTATGGGGACTTTGGAACACCGATTATGAGTATGCATTTGGAGCTAAATACATTCTTTCCAAATACCTATCGCTTTCCACGCACTATGATAGTGATATGAAGTACGGATTGGGCCTAACATTTACCTATTAA
- a CDS encoding pyridoxal phosphate-dependent decarboxylase family protein has product MKTNIQEQMFKELSDKTVFNKAQNYAYGYIDNVFNRNVFPTEEALDNLSNFDEELPTSSAKVEEVLSQLNTYGSPATVSTLGGRYFGFVIGSALPIGLAAKHLATYWDQVPAMHVLSPLGSKLESVVERWLVELFNFPKRTSAGFVSGTSSANLCGLAAARYRILKNQNWDINKQGLFNAPKIRIVTGRQAHSTVLKAIGILGLGHDTIEWVDVDNQGRIKVDALPELDCNTIVILQAGNVNSGAFDDFETICAKAQIAGAWVHIDGAFGLWAGAVKQLKYLTSGIEKANSWAVDGHKTLNTPYDCGIVLCEDSEAMTAALHMTGSYIIESTERDGMFYTPEMSRRARVIELWATLKYLGKNGIDEMILNMHERAKQFANEIRAIQGFKVENEVVFNQVIVRCESDTITEQVLKNVQELRECWAGGSVWFNHKVIRVSICSWATKTADISRSVNSFKKALLISKTNR; this is encoded by the coding sequence ATGAAAACAAATATCCAGGAACAAATGTTCAAAGAGTTATCAGATAAAACTGTTTTTAATAAGGCACAGAATTATGCTTATGGGTATATCGATAATGTCTTCAATAGAAATGTATTTCCAACTGAAGAAGCGCTGGATAATCTTTCAAATTTTGATGAAGAATTACCGACTTCATCTGCAAAAGTTGAAGAAGTATTGAGCCAGCTGAACACCTATGGTAGCCCTGCAACAGTATCCACTTTGGGTGGAAGGTATTTCGGTTTTGTAATTGGTAGTGCACTGCCAATTGGTTTGGCTGCCAAACATTTGGCAACGTATTGGGATCAAGTCCCTGCAATGCATGTTCTTTCCCCTTTAGGGTCAAAATTGGAATCCGTGGTAGAACGATGGTTGGTCGAGCTATTTAATTTTCCGAAAAGAACTTCGGCCGGATTTGTTAGCGGAACCTCTTCCGCAAATTTATGTGGTTTAGCAGCCGCTCGTTACAGAATTCTTAAGAATCAAAATTGGGATATAAACAAGCAAGGTTTATTTAATGCCCCTAAAATTAGAATTGTCACTGGCAGACAGGCACATTCAACGGTTTTGAAAGCTATCGGGATTCTTGGTCTTGGGCATGACACTATTGAATGGGTCGACGTTGATAATCAAGGTAGAATTAAAGTTGATGCTCTTCCTGAATTGGATTGTAATACCATAGTGATACTACAGGCAGGCAATGTAAATAGTGGGGCATTTGATGATTTTGAAACGATTTGCGCTAAAGCTCAAATTGCTGGTGCATGGGTTCATATTGATGGCGCTTTTGGTTTGTGGGCAGGAGCGGTAAAGCAATTGAAATATCTAACAAGTGGAATTGAAAAAGCCAACTCTTGGGCCGTTGATGGCCATAAAACATTAAATACGCCTTACGATTGCGGAATAGTATTGTGTGAAGATAGCGAAGCTATGACCGCCGCATTGCATATGACAGGAAGTTACATTATTGAAAGTACGGAACGGGATGGCATGTTTTATACCCCAGAAATGTCCAGAAGAGCCCGGGTCATAGAGCTATGGGCGACGCTCAAATATTTGGGGAAAAATGGTATTGATGAGATGATCTTAAACATGCACGAAAGAGCAAAACAATTCGCTAATGAAATTAGAGCCATTCAAGGATTTAAGGTAGAAAACGAGGTGGTTTTTAATCAAGTCATTGTTAGATGTGAATCTGATACAATTACAGAACAAGTTTTAAAAAATGTACAGGAATTAAGAGAGTGTTGGGCTGGAGGTTCTGTTTGGTTTAATCATAAAGTCATTCGTGTAAGCATATGCTCGTGGGCCACCAAGACAGCAGACATTAGTCGTTCGGTAAATTCATTTAAGAAAGCACTTTTAATAAGCAAAACAAATAGATAA
- a CDS encoding heavy-metal-associated domain-containing protein, with the protein METLKFNSTIKCTGCLATVTPYLDETAGANNWEVDLTNPNKVLTVKTDGVTAEDITKAVESAGYSVESIN; encoded by the coding sequence ATGGAAACACTAAAATTCAATTCAACAATTAAATGTACAGGATGTTTGGCTACAGTAACTCCATACCTGGATGAAACTGCAGGAGCAAATAATTGGGAAGTAGATTTAACAAACCCAAATAAAGTGCTTACCGTAAAAACAGATGGTGTAACCGCAGAGGATATTACCAAAGCTGTAGAAAGCGCCGGTTATTCAGTTGAATCTATTAATTAA
- a CDS encoding DUF3347 domain-containing protein, producing the protein MAVLYWGGLSAQNLEMVFQEYINQKNYLIEGNLQGATHSSEQLVNYLGGLKEELGQNALINELFETTKGITTAKTIEQKRNALGKQSEALWKLMKTSESLNEKAYYNYCPMKKASWISESKDIRNPFYGKQMLQCGNVKESIN; encoded by the coding sequence ATGGCTGTCCTTTATTGGGGCGGCCTTTCAGCACAAAACCTTGAAATGGTTTTCCAGGAATACATCAACCAAAAAAATTACCTAATTGAGGGTAATCTACAGGGAGCTACTCACAGTTCCGAACAGTTGGTTAACTACCTGGGAGGCCTGAAAGAAGAACTTGGTCAAAATGCACTAATAAATGAATTATTCGAAACAACGAAAGGCATAACCACAGCCAAAACTATTGAACAAAAAAGAAATGCGCTGGGAAAACAATCTGAGGCTCTTTGGAAACTGATGAAAACCAGTGAATCTTTAAATGAAAAGGCTTATTACAATTACTGTCCAATGAAAAAAGCTTCTTGGATTAGTGAATCAAAAGACATTAGAAATCCTTTTTATGGAAAACAGATGTTGCAATGTGGTAATGTAAAAGAATCTATCAACTAA
- a CDS encoding efflux RND transporter periplasmic adaptor subunit, translated as MFKKIDTWKITLLYSIMTITIISCTKSRGENLEANNTSIEVNKLPVDVIQAKQTDLIQEEQIVGTILPIQEVAIVSEVSQKITKIAFRDGDYVSRGQLLYKLNDTDLRAKQKELYAELKLAQLNEQRYASLLKTEAIRQQDYDEVESKLNSLKAQIEFLDFQLTKTELRAPFSGRIGISKVDLGAFVYPGLELVNLQDQSKVLINFSVPEKHVLQVQQGKSISFTTQVSNELHEAKIISSNSGLDNQNRSLLVQAIADNEKHEFKGGMSAKINFSTLEEGTKGVKIPSQALIPSEQGYSVFLLEDDKAKLTAVEITNRSENEVTILTGINNGDKVIVSNILRLGDGLPVYDVTTTN; from the coding sequence ATGTTTAAGAAAATTGATACATGGAAAATAACGCTTTTGTACAGTATAATGACCATTACTATAATTTCGTGTACAAAAAGTCGTGGAGAAAATTTGGAAGCCAATAATACTTCAATTGAAGTCAACAAACTTCCAGTAGATGTCATTCAAGCTAAGCAAACAGACCTAATCCAAGAAGAACAAATTGTCGGCACAATACTTCCAATACAAGAAGTTGCTATTGTTAGTGAAGTTTCTCAAAAAATAACCAAAATAGCTTTCAGAGATGGCGATTATGTTTCAAGGGGTCAACTTCTTTATAAGTTAAATGACACTGACTTAAGAGCAAAGCAAAAAGAGCTTTATGCTGAATTAAAATTAGCCCAATTAAATGAACAGCGATATGCTAGTCTACTAAAAACAGAAGCTATTCGTCAACAGGACTATGATGAAGTAGAATCCAAATTAAACTCTCTAAAAGCGCAAATTGAATTTTTAGATTTTCAGTTAACCAAAACTGAATTAAGAGCACCTTTTTCTGGTCGGATTGGAATTTCAAAAGTAGATCTTGGGGCCTTTGTATATCCTGGTTTGGAATTGGTGAATCTTCAAGACCAATCTAAAGTCCTGATCAATTTTTCAGTTCCCGAAAAACATGTTTTACAAGTTCAGCAAGGCAAATCCATTTCCTTCACAACACAGGTTTCAAATGAATTACATGAAGCGAAAATTATATCAAGCAATTCTGGCTTAGATAATCAGAATAGAAGTTTACTAGTTCAAGCCATTGCTGATAATGAGAAACATGAATTTAAGGGTGGTATGTCTGCAAAAATTAATTTCTCAACTCTAGAGGAAGGAACTAAAGGTGTAAAAATACCTTCTCAAGCATTGATTCCAAGTGAACAAGGATATAGTGTGTTTTTATTGGAAGACGATAAGGCAAAATTAACAGCGGTTGAAATAACCAACAGAAGTGAAAATGAAGTAACCATTCTAACAGGGATAAATAATGGTGACAAAGTTATTGTCTCCAATATTCTTCGATTGGGAGATGGTTTACCGGTTTATGATGTTACCACAACAAACTAA